A DNA window from Deltaproteobacteria bacterium contains the following coding sequences:
- a CDS encoding aldo/keto reductase, with the protein MQFTKLGNTGTTVSRICMGCMSYGDGKWREWTVGTDVAREHFAVALEAGVNFFDTADVYSTGVSEEITGKWLGEVASRDDIVVATKVNGPMGPGPNRRGLSRKHIIEACEHSLRRLKMDYIDLYQIHRWDYTTPIEETLDALDSLVQSGKVRYLGASSMAAWQFSKALSIAKERGWHRFVTMQNHYNLIYREEEREMNPLCIDQGVALIPWSPLARGLLEGDRTRRPGEGPTKRSQTDKVAQNLYFNENDYEVALAAQKIAKERGLTATQLACAWILQAPGVTAPIVGATKTHHLKEIFATVDIKLTAEEVAAVEAPYRPHPIRGYEHPDPKKMVR; encoded by the coding sequence ATGCAATTTACCAAATTGGGCAACACCGGCACTACGGTCTCACGCATCTGTATGGGATGCATGAGCTACGGCGATGGCAAGTGGCGCGAGTGGACAGTTGGCACAGATGTCGCGCGCGAACACTTCGCAGTTGCGCTGGAAGCAGGGGTCAACTTCTTTGATACCGCAGACGTCTACTCAACCGGTGTGAGCGAAGAGATTACTGGTAAGTGGCTGGGAGAGGTGGCTTCACGCGATGACATTGTCGTCGCCACCAAAGTGAATGGCCCCATGGGTCCAGGCCCCAATCGTCGCGGTTTGAGTCGTAAACATATCATCGAAGCCTGCGAGCATTCATTGCGTCGCTTGAAGATGGATTACATCGACCTCTATCAAATCCACCGCTGGGATTACACAACACCGATCGAAGAGACCCTCGACGCGTTGGACTCGCTAGTACAGTCGGGAAAGGTCCGCTACCTCGGTGCTAGCAGCATGGCGGCATGGCAATTCTCCAAAGCGTTGTCCATTGCCAAAGAGCGTGGCTGGCATCGCTTCGTCACCATGCAAAATCATTACAACCTCATCTACCGCGAAGAAGAACGCGAGATGAATCCGTTGTGTATCGATCAAGGTGTGGCGTTGATTCCCTGGAGTCCACTCGCACGCGGACTCCTCGAAGGTGATCGTACGCGCAGGCCGGGTGAAGGGCCGACCAAAAGATCACAGACCGATAAGGTCGCGCAGAATCTGTATTTCAATGAGAACGACTATGAAGTCGCCCTGGCGGCACAGAAGATCGCCAAAGAACGCGGGCTTACTGCAACCCAACTCGCCTGCGCCTGGATTCTGCAAGCACCAGGAGTAACAGCGCCGATTGTCGGTGCTACCAAAACCCACCATCTCAAAGAAATCTTCGCGACCGTAGATATCAAGTTGACAGCAGAAGAAGTCGCAGCCGTGGAAGCGCCGTATCGTCCGCATCCGATTCGCGGCTATGAGCATCCCGACCCGAAGAAAATGGTACGCTGA
- the hflK gene encoding FtsH protease activity modulator HflK, translating to MNRQGPYDDFRLPDEISQAAERFQRWGERFSSGAPRWLLPVLGLLLWLASGLYVVGPGERGVVMLFGRAVEQTEPGLRYRFPTPIQSHELVDIAQVRRAEIGFRSGAEGNLRNPGRGGDYAVPQEALMLTGDENIVDVQLFVQYRVQDSVKFLFATHQPEAVLHTSAQVALRSIVGQNSIDYTMTEGRVEVQEQVKTNLQKLLDTYHTGLLVTEARLLVVDPPGEVRDAFHDVVRALEDRERLVKEAEGYREDVVPKARGEAAQMVQHSEGYKAQRVIRAKGDAERFDSVLREYHKAKTITRDRLYLESMERVLPSLDKVIVSRDGKGDVLPLLPLRNIATAPSAGDAVAAAAATATGGK from the coding sequence GTGAATCGACAAGGTCCGTATGATGACTTTCGCTTGCCGGATGAGATCTCACAGGCTGCCGAACGCTTCCAGCGCTGGGGGGAACGGTTTTCCTCTGGCGCCCCACGTTGGCTGCTCCCTGTCCTCGGGCTGCTGTTGTGGCTCGCCTCTGGTTTGTACGTCGTCGGGCCTGGCGAGCGCGGCGTCGTCATGCTCTTTGGGCGTGCGGTCGAGCAGACCGAACCAGGGTTGCGGTATCGTTTCCCCACGCCCATTCAGAGCCACGAACTGGTTGATATTGCGCAAGTGCGACGTGCAGAGATTGGCTTCCGCTCTGGGGCTGAGGGCAATCTGCGCAACCCAGGTCGCGGAGGCGACTATGCCGTGCCGCAGGAAGCGCTGATGCTCACCGGCGATGAGAATATCGTCGACGTGCAGCTCTTTGTCCAATACCGTGTGCAGGACTCGGTCAAGTTTCTCTTTGCCACCCACCAACCTGAGGCTGTGCTGCATACCTCCGCCCAAGTTGCACTGCGCAGCATCGTTGGTCAGAATTCCATTGATTACACGATGACTGAGGGCCGTGTCGAAGTGCAGGAGCAGGTCAAGACCAATCTGCAGAAATTGCTCGACACCTACCACACGGGTTTGCTCGTGACCGAAGCGCGATTGCTAGTCGTTGACCCGCCAGGTGAGGTCCGTGATGCCTTCCATGATGTCGTCCGTGCGCTCGAAGATCGCGAGCGGTTGGTCAAGGAGGCAGAGGGATACCGCGAAGATGTTGTCCCGAAGGCGCGTGGCGAAGCCGCACAGATGGTGCAACACTCGGAAGGTTACAAAGCCCAGCGCGTGATTCGCGCGAAAGGTGATGCCGAGCGCTTCGACTCAGTGCTACGCGAATATCACAAGGCCAAGACCATCACCCGCGATCGGCTCTACCTCGAAAGCATGGAGCGTGTGCTACCGAGCTTGGACAAGGTCATTGTCAGTCGGGATGGCAAAGGTGACGTGCTGCCGTTGTTACCGCTGCGAAATATCGCGACGGCCCCCAGCGCTGGTGATGCGGTTGCAGCCGCAGCGGCCACGGCTACAGGAGGGAAGTAA
- the hflC gene encoding protease modulator HflC → MAKVTCCRCYRCEISRRPPALVMRLQPQRPRLQEGSKMSTVVILVIATVLLVPQFAFTVTEREQAIVVQFGNPQRTVQEPGLYFKLPFIQSLIRLEKRVLSTDARTAEYLTLDKKRVMVDQILRWRISDPLDFYRSVRDLPRAQARLDDNVGARLRQEIAAHNFLDLVRQKREEIMETVTNDVRETVKSFGIEVLDVRIKQVDLPTEVQASVFARMRAERERIAKRYRAEGEERAREIRAGADKEREILLATAYETAQRQSGEGDAEAAGIYAQAFGKDPDFYGFIRRLQTYEKTLGAGTTLVLPTDSDLLRYLQTAR, encoded by the coding sequence ATGGCAAAGGTGACGTGCTGCCGTTGTTACCGCTGCGAAATATCGCGACGGCCCCCAGCGCTGGTGATGCGGTTGCAGCCGCAGCGGCCACGGCTACAGGAGGGAAGTAAGATGAGTACAGTGGTTATTCTTGTCATCGCTACCGTGCTCCTCGTACCACAGTTCGCCTTTACGGTGACCGAACGAGAGCAGGCGATCGTCGTGCAATTCGGTAATCCGCAGCGCACGGTTCAGGAGCCAGGTCTGTACTTCAAGTTGCCGTTCATCCAAAGCCTCATTCGCCTGGAGAAGCGGGTGTTGTCGACCGATGCGCGGACGGCGGAATACCTCACCCTCGATAAGAAGCGGGTGATGGTGGATCAAATCTTGCGCTGGCGTATCAGCGATCCCCTCGATTTCTATCGCAGTGTGCGCGACCTCCCGCGGGCCCAAGCCCGCTTAGACGACAACGTCGGCGCCCGCCTCCGTCAAGAGATCGCCGCGCATAACTTCCTGGATCTGGTGCGCCAGAAGCGCGAAGAGATCATGGAAACCGTCACCAATGACGTCCGTGAAACGGTGAAATCGTTCGGCATTGAGGTCTTGGACGTGCGTATCAAACAGGTCGATTTGCCGACCGAGGTGCAAGCCAGTGTGTTCGCGCGCATGCGGGCTGAGCGGGAGCGCATTGCCAAACGCTATCGTGCTGAGGGTGAAGAGCGTGCCCGCGAGATTCGTGCGGGCGCGGATAAGGAGCGCGAGATCCTACTGGCGACCGCTTATGAGACCGCCCAGCGCCAGAGCGGTGAAGGCGACGCCGAAGCCGCAGGGATTTACGCACAAGCGTTTGGTAAAGATCCTGACTTTTACGGTTTCATTCGGCGTTTACAGACCTACGAAAAAACGCTCGGTGCCGGAACCACCCTGGTCCTACCGACGGACTCGGACCTGTTGCGGTACTTGCAGACAGCGCGCTGA
- a CDS encoding GNAT family N-acetyltransferase: MVAIRECQPEDMPQVEECFVELQDFLHQLEPNVLEGKAAKKYFEFMLARCTATAGKVFVVEADHRVVGFVCVWAKVPSEELDEEPGEYAFISDLVVLPAFRRQRLGQMLLERAESYARSLGVKKIQLEVLPNNTGALTLYSNHGFRTYELLLSKDL, encoded by the coding sequence GTGGTCGCAATTCGTGAGTGTCAGCCGGAGGATATGCCCCAGGTGGAAGAATGTTTTGTCGAGTTGCAGGATTTCCTGCACCAACTCGAACCGAATGTGCTTGAGGGCAAAGCGGCAAAAAAGTATTTCGAGTTCATGCTTGCCCGGTGCACTGCAACCGCGGGCAAGGTGTTCGTCGTCGAAGCCGACCACCGGGTTGTCGGTTTCGTTTGTGTATGGGCAAAGGTCCCGTCAGAAGAGCTCGACGAGGAACCTGGCGAGTATGCGTTCATATCTGACCTGGTTGTCTTGCCGGCATTTCGCCGACAGAGACTTGGGCAGATGTTGTTGGAACGTGCAGAATCGTATGCGCGGTCACTCGGTGTGAAGAAGATTCAGCTTGAGGTTCTACCGAACAACACCGGTGCACTCACGCTGTATAGCAACCACGGATTTCGTACGTATGAGTTGTTATTGAGCAAAGATCTCTAG
- a CDS encoding CoA transferase translates to MHQPKHVLDGYKVLDFTQIVAGPTCTLMLAEMGAEVIKVELAPAGDATRLAPLVIEGRSGYFVQHNRGKKDLCLNAKTPEGLEILKGLVKKVDVVVENYAPGVIGRLGLSYEVVRQLNPSVVMCSISAFGQTGPLAHEPGFDYVGAAYSGITSMGGEKGGTPYFPMVALGDVSTGAHAMGAICAALLYRERTGRGQHLDLSLLDTYAHYHEAGFQMYSLSKGKIKPTRSGAQSGYAAPVGVFKGKERYLIIISPLEQHWSKLCDAMGQPNLTRDPRFTDNAARVTNVQELVATIEGWIQSQSSDDAAIAILKEHHVPVAPILSVEEALQHPHLRQRGTVRTVHDRFLGNLEVPGFALRFSEFPERLDLQAPTLGEHNTEILTQWLGYSAQHVEALKQKGILHSGSV, encoded by the coding sequence ATGCATCAACCGAAACACGTGCTCGACGGATACAAAGTGTTAGATTTTACGCAGATTGTCGCGGGACCAACCTGTACGCTGATGTTGGCAGAGATGGGCGCTGAGGTCATCAAAGTTGAACTCGCGCCCGCCGGTGATGCGACACGGCTCGCGCCATTGGTGATCGAGGGTCGGAGTGGCTACTTTGTTCAACACAATCGCGGCAAAAAGGATCTGTGTCTGAATGCCAAGACTCCCGAGGGGCTGGAAATCCTCAAAGGGCTAGTGAAGAAGGTGGACGTCGTCGTAGAAAACTATGCTCCCGGTGTTATTGGGCGCTTGGGGTTGAGCTACGAAGTGGTGCGCCAGCTCAATCCCAGCGTGGTGATGTGTTCGATTTCTGCCTTCGGACAGACGGGACCACTCGCGCACGAGCCAGGCTTTGACTACGTTGGCGCGGCGTATTCCGGGATTACTTCAATGGGCGGGGAGAAAGGCGGAACGCCCTATTTTCCGATGGTCGCCCTTGGTGACGTCTCTACCGGTGCCCATGCTATGGGTGCGATCTGCGCCGCACTCTTGTATCGCGAACGTACGGGGCGAGGGCAACATCTGGATCTTTCACTACTCGACACGTATGCGCACTATCACGAAGCTGGGTTTCAGATGTACAGTTTGAGCAAGGGCAAAATCAAGCCCACGCGTTCTGGTGCACAGTCTGGCTACGCCGCGCCCGTAGGGGTGTTTAAGGGCAAAGAGCGTTACCTCATCATTATCTCACCATTGGAGCAACACTGGTCAAAGCTCTGTGACGCGATGGGACAACCGAATTTGACTCGTGATCCGCGTTTCACTGATAACGCAGCGCGCGTCACCAACGTGCAAGAACTGGTGGCCACTATTGAAGGCTGGATCCAGTCGCAATCGAGCGATGATGCTGCGATTGCGATCCTGAAGGAGCATCACGTGCCGGTGGCACCGATCTTGTCGGTGGAAGAGGCGTTGCAACACCCGCATCTGCGTCAACGTGGGACGGTACGAACAGTACACGATCGGTTCCTTGGCAACCTCGAGGTTCCGGGTTTTGCCTTACGGTTTTCCGAGTTTCCGGAACGACTCGATCTACAGGCACCAACTTTAGGTGAACACAACACGGAGATTCTGACTCAGTGGCTGGGCTACTCTGCCCAGCACGTAGAAGCCCTGAAGCAGAAAGGTATCCTGCACAGCGGATCCGTGTGA